In Treponema vincentii, a single window of DNA contains:
- a CDS encoding DNA-binding protein, which produces MLYSVTQAAELKNVSPVYLRKWARENGCQKVGWSFLLSDEDLKKFDERNRQVGKPKKITN; this is translated from the coding sequence ATGCTGTATTCAGTTACGCAGGCAGCCGAACTGAAAAACGTTTCTCCCGTCTATTTACGAAAATGGGCAAGAGAAAATGGCTGTCAGAAAGTCGGCTGGTCTTTCTTACTTTCCGATGAGGACTTGAAAAAGTTTGACGAAAGGAACCGGCAGGTAGGGAAGCCTAAAAAGATAACCAATTAA
- a CDS encoding LamG domain-containing protein, with translation MKVIFYFSSTKTKQSDIIIDNFELTEIYHNNLQMATNSARLTIPFDTDIANNLKIYGDINIRAEIIEGSKKIFTGFLRKDFNFQKTQRNQPISLEIVSPSILLNNEVGEQKTFIKKPAAEIIQYLLTRAGLAYKPIHQLYSRTITLCVLEEKDKIQDVLQQLCFELGYAFDFDNNGFFIINPLFEIPPAGKITQEFNGSNILDNITVTKKEEECNNVEGKWKEIIYLENTLIFSDTQKGNNKDKCTIEIEPNSFIFGKEENYIKYDSTEGNILLVTEIIKQDIKKDTGITLTIENCGKQGLLKAKNTTNTKKYIKQFDVYGNAYIKKADNITKATRGNKTKEYEIRYLDNENDIKEFVKNISNYYSYADYAIKLKSKQNYPVGSFVKVSESGMGSLNARIIKKQTFLNAAYIYELEAVSEYTPAEVKSHSYRNSSKISGLQGTPGKDGSTKLLPSLETTGDYENQIGTFQGQLYRWTGEKWVLLNAVMPLNPVAYYDMADVSTDADRTTVVDGSGNKQHGFLSDTFERIKDNIIGTTIAFNKGYLSRPKQNFIGVGKQWSHSRWIKMNEVQEQTSIHRPWHYGDYDYSWFGTKDGKVDQFLLVSIYKDSNVNLSVKIPKGKIFDNRWHHLVVMTDLQETYCKKILYLDCIKMGEVKKDNDFSNWVSNDSHCDMAKGKFNPPESTVGSLANLIFFNRLLTEREVLYLYLNPRYPVKNYTEADWMIDSDNPNNAIAIQTPKYLGTSNIAPDGKQVFITNGGKTGNNTANIGDWILMTSNADSYKKGWCYRWTGSEWLKLDPQSQYQKEYTACLKDHFEKCGDMYSSEPQMFGALFCQFLAFNNAFGNFLEVKKLKIDNDSSNPNDFELNINKDVGILAKNKGKKIFEVSPDGNATFSGEINCQGFQVLNRPAPAPQFLYSWNKGDNPFDIFPKITTLKEIRFLWDNKYFIDTPLTSGHSVDGIYGTTTIRYIKCEQWGGNDSINVRVTLYSNNGDIIEKISGAKSIQYNRYITNLDEDGYGSAKWWPSQQNATFNTYNPSQKVIIPNISFSKPPEQNVLYRDENGFIKIS, from the coding sequence ATGAAAGTAATATTTTATTTTTCAAGTACAAAAACAAAACAAAGTGATATTATTATCGATAACTTTGAATTAACGGAAATATACCATAACAATTTACAAATGGCGACGAATTCCGCACGGTTGACAATACCCTTTGATACGGATATTGCGAATAACTTAAAAATCTATGGGGATATAAACATAAGGGCAGAAATTATAGAGGGAAGCAAAAAAATATTTACCGGTTTCTTGCGTAAAGATTTTAATTTTCAAAAGACGCAGCGAAATCAACCAATATCTTTAGAGATTGTATCCCCATCAATATTACTTAATAATGAGGTTGGCGAACAAAAAACGTTCATTAAAAAACCAGCGGCGGAGATTATACAATACCTTTTGACAAGAGCAGGATTGGCATATAAACCGATACATCAATTATACAGTAGAACGATTACTCTTTGCGTACTCGAAGAAAAAGATAAAATACAGGACGTCCTTCAACAACTTTGTTTTGAATTGGGATACGCTTTTGATTTTGATAATAATGGATTTTTTATTATCAACCCATTGTTTGAAATTCCTCCCGCTGGAAAAATAACTCAAGAGTTTAATGGAAGCAACATTTTGGATAATATTACCGTAACAAAAAAAGAGGAAGAGTGTAATAATGTTGAAGGAAAATGGAAAGAAATAATTTATCTTGAAAATACGCTCATCTTCTCCGATACGCAAAAGGGTAATAATAAAGATAAATGCACTATTGAAATTGAACCGAATAGCTTTATTTTTGGTAAAGAAGAGAATTATATAAAGTATGATAGTACGGAAGGAAATATATTACTCGTAACTGAAATTATAAAACAAGATATAAAAAAAGATACAGGAATAACTTTGACTATAGAGAATTGCGGAAAGCAAGGATTATTGAAAGCAAAAAATACTACTAATACTAAAAAATATATTAAGCAATTCGACGTCTATGGCAATGCCTATATTAAAAAAGCGGATAATATTACCAAGGCGACTAGAGGAAACAAAACCAAAGAATATGAAATACGGTATCTTGATAATGAAAATGATATCAAAGAATTTGTAAAGAATATCAGTAACTATTATTCATACGCGGACTACGCAATAAAATTAAAATCAAAGCAAAATTATCCGGTCGGGTCTTTTGTCAAAGTTTCTGAAAGCGGCATGGGAAGCTTAAACGCACGAATTATAAAAAAACAAACATTTTTGAACGCAGCCTATATTTATGAGCTGGAAGCAGTTTCAGAATATACTCCCGCTGAAGTAAAATCTCATTCTTATCGAAATTCAAGCAAAATAAGCGGATTACAAGGAACCCCTGGCAAAGACGGTTCTACAAAATTACTTCCATCGCTTGAAACTACCGGCGACTATGAAAATCAGATAGGTACCTTCCAAGGGCAACTATACCGCTGGACGGGAGAAAAATGGGTACTATTAAACGCAGTAATGCCGCTTAATCCGGTTGCGTATTATGATATGGCGGATGTATCCACGGATGCAGATAGGACAACAGTTGTTGACGGTTCTGGAAATAAACAACATGGATTTTTAAGCGATACCTTTGAAAGAATAAAAGATAATATCATAGGTACTACAATTGCTTTTAATAAGGGATACTTATCAAGGCCGAAACAAAACTTTATTGGTGTCGGAAAACAATGGAGCCATTCCAGATGGATAAAAATGAATGAAGTACAAGAACAAACTTCAATTCATAGACCGTGGCATTATGGAGACTACGATTATAGCTGGTTTGGAACAAAAGATGGGAAGGTTGACCAATTCCTCTTGGTTTCAATATATAAAGACTCAAATGTAAACCTCAGCGTAAAAATTCCAAAAGGAAAAATTTTTGATAATCGATGGCATCACCTCGTTGTGATGACGGATTTACAAGAAACGTATTGTAAAAAAATACTATATCTCGATTGTATTAAAATGGGGGAGGTAAAAAAAGATAACGATTTTAGCAACTGGGTATCGAATGATAGCCATTGTGATATGGCAAAAGGAAAGTTTAATCCACCAGAATCTACAGTAGGCTCCCTTGCAAACCTCATCTTCTTTAACCGCCTTTTAACCGAGCGGGAGGTTTTATATCTCTACTTAAACCCGCGGTATCCGGTAAAGAATTACACCGAAGCCGATTGGATGATTGATTCGGATAATCCTAATAACGCCATTGCGATTCAAACCCCTAAATATCTTGGTACTTCTAATATCGCGCCAGATGGTAAACAAGTTTTTATTACCAATGGTGGTAAAACCGGAAATAATACAGCGAATATTGGAGACTGGATTTTAATGACCTCCAATGCCGATAGCTATAAGAAAGGTTGGTGTTATCGTTGGACTGGGAGTGAATGGTTAAAGCTAGACCCGCAGAGTCAATATCAAAAAGAGTATACGGCTTGTCTTAAAGACCATTTTGAAAAATGCGGCGATATGTATTCAAGCGAACCTCAAATGTTTGGGGCTTTATTTTGTCAGTTTCTGGCGTTCAATAATGCGTTCGGTAATTTCCTTGAAGTAAAAAAATTAAAAATTGATAACGATAGTAGTAATCCCAATGATTTTGAACTGAATATCAATAAAGATGTTGGTATTTTGGCAAAGAATAAAGGAAAGAAAATATTTGAGGTTAGCCCCGATGGAAACGCAACTTTTTCAGGGGAAATAAATTGTCAAGGGTTTCAGGTATTGAACAGACCAGCCCCTGCACCACAGTTTTTATATTCATGGAATAAAGGGGATAATCCTTTTGATATTTTTCCAAAAATAACTACCTTGAAAGAGATTCGATTCCTATGGGATAATAAGTATTTTATTGATACTCCTTTAACATCTGGTCATTCAGTTGATGGAATCTATGGAACTACTACTATTAGATATATTAAATGTGAGCAATGGGGTGGTAATGACTCAATAAATGTTAGAGTTACTCTTTATAGCAATAATGGGGATATTATTGAAAAAATAAGTGGCGCAAAAAGTATTCAGTATAACCGTTATATAACCAATCTTGATGAAGACGGATATGGCTCTGCGAAATGGTGGCCGTCTCAGCAGAATGCAACCTTTAATACATATAATCCTTCACAGAAAGTAATTATTCCTAATATTTCTTTTAGCAAACCGCCGGAGCAAAATGTTTTATATCGGGATGAAAACGGGTTTATTAAAATAAGCTAA
- a CDS encoding phage tail tube protein, with protein sequence MINGNSLIVQIGKETQYGEVPQPARQIKVANESIKPTYNKKDEGLLTGGKATGRKETMSLKTEGSISTLARPDDVGLFLLAGLGNEGEVEKVAGKENVYKHTFTAIGNEETDILPSLCFFINRKTKNFTYNGVKIASMSFSASPEDYLKLDITLQGKDEGSTSQVTTLQTSPLKAFKFRHGKVYVQGSEIADVTSIKLDYNNGLDGALQTTGTGLYFLEPQAGTREIKADVEMLYTRDTETLREKFYKTDDTAKIELVFTSDEIIEDDTPYSLKFTIPCNQVTESNANFGDAGSIKQTMSFSALENGVDELITVELVNSYQQKY encoded by the coding sequence ATGATAAATGGAAACAGTTTAATTGTACAGATTGGAAAGGAAACGCAATACGGCGAAGTACCTCAACCGGCGCGGCAGATAAAGGTAGCCAATGAAAGTATTAAACCGACCTATAATAAAAAGGACGAAGGACTTTTAACCGGCGGAAAAGCGACCGGAAGAAAGGAAACAATGAGCTTAAAAACGGAAGGGAGTATCTCAACGCTTGCCCGTCCCGATGATGTCGGTTTATTTTTACTTGCCGGATTAGGAAATGAGGGGGAAGTAGAAAAGGTTGCCGGAAAAGAAAATGTTTATAAACATACATTTACGGCTATCGGAAACGAAGAAACAGATATACTCCCAAGTCTCTGTTTTTTTATTAACCGGAAAACGAAAAACTTTACCTATAACGGCGTTAAAATAGCGAGTATGAGTTTTTCCGCAAGTCCCGAAGATTATCTAAAACTCGATATAACGCTACAAGGGAAAGATGAAGGAAGTACTTCGCAAGTTACGACATTACAAACCTCTCCCTTAAAAGCTTTCAAGTTTCGTCATGGAAAAGTCTACGTTCAAGGAAGTGAAATAGCCGACGTTACTTCAATAAAGTTGGACTACAACAACGGATTAGACGGGGCATTACAAACGACCGGTACGGGTTTATATTTCTTAGAACCGCAAGCGGGGACGAGAGAAATTAAAGCGGACGTTGAAATGTTGTATACCAGAGATACCGAAACGTTACGAGAGAAATTTTATAAAACCGACGATACGGCAAAAATTGAATTAGTCTTTACTTCGGACGAAATTATTGAAGATGATACGCCGTATAGTTTGAAATTTACTATCCCGTGTAACCAAGTTACCGAGAGTAACGCAAACTTTGGAGACGCAGGCTCTATAAAGCAGACTATGAGTTTTTCCGCCCTAGAGAATGGAGTAGACGAACTTATTACCGTTGAATTAGTAAATTCATATCAACAAAAATATTAA
- a CDS encoding HK97 gp10 family phage protein has product MVQVQVEIDYKEYERQLKDCKDKMPKIARRLVGKVNAQVKKEARRTMRQRGFNKQKEEGIYKNLFSYANTDFTAKIGIKKKAFYARFVEKGARITARNGYLTFKVNEKFVKVKSVTLPAKPFLEPAIRYYWNTGKADAIMDTAFQKELDKLFRD; this is encoded by the coding sequence ATGGTTCAAGTACAAGTTGAAATTGATTATAAAGAGTATGAAAGGCAGCTTAAAGATTGCAAAGATAAGATGCCGAAAATTGCCCGCCGTCTCGTTGGGAAGGTGAATGCCCAAGTAAAAAAAGAAGCCCGCAGGACTATGAGACAACGAGGCTTTAATAAACAAAAAGAAGAGGGCATTTATAAAAATCTTTTTTCATACGCTAATACCGATTTTACGGCAAAAATAGGGATAAAGAAAAAAGCGTTCTATGCACGTTTTGTCGAAAAAGGCGCACGGATAACCGCCCGTAATGGCTATCTCACTTTCAAAGTGAATGAGAAATTCGTAAAAGTAAAATCGGTAACGCTTCCGGCAAAGCCCTTTTTGGAACCGGCGATTCGGTATTACTGGAATACCGGCAAAGCTGACGCAATAATGGATACCGCTTTTCAAAAAGAACTCGATAAACTATTTAGGGATTAA
- a CDS encoding phage major capsid protein, with protein sequence MEKLIEEKRLIEVELRSLSEKVKEGSIKSADAKAEFEALRTKKHDIEKRMAQQTAPQQREKKPEGVFADIAKAMQEKRSITLSGTGVVNTIREIVQLMGSKKAVLEKVRYFYGENASTVIPIWGTALTRPAPVADDGTLAKENTANLGNTTLTAKAFGISIPVSNETLKLSAAAFESELQGIIADTFADCMAYEIFNGTGTGGHFSSVLSSTAETMKTAAVQVKLSDLAHFALTVSDKTDTACIFLHPAVYTAFIADVTDAHKVYREDLIRNKMIENVPVIVTSYMPKEMTTGSKIAVAGDFQNYAVAVAGELNIEPKKTAGSLVTTFDVDMYLAGKPALDKNFTVLQVK encoded by the coding sequence ATGGAAAAACTTATTGAAGAGAAAAGATTGATTGAAGTAGAGCTGCGCTCTCTCTCGGAAAAGGTAAAGGAAGGAAGTATAAAGTCCGCCGACGCTAAGGCAGAATTTGAAGCCTTACGGACAAAAAAACATGATATTGAAAAGCGGATGGCGCAGCAGACCGCTCCCCAGCAACGGGAGAAAAAGCCAGAGGGCGTATTTGCCGACATTGCAAAAGCGATGCAAGAAAAGCGGAGCATTACCCTTTCCGGAACTGGCGTCGTTAATACGATACGTGAAATCGTCCAGCTTATGGGAAGCAAGAAAGCGGTTCTTGAAAAAGTGCGCTACTTCTACGGAGAGAACGCAAGTACGGTTATCCCAATTTGGGGAACAGCTTTAACGCGCCCTGCGCCGGTTGCGGATGATGGAACGCTGGCAAAAGAAAATACAGCGAATTTAGGAAATACAACCTTGACCGCTAAAGCCTTTGGTATAAGTATCCCCGTCTCGAATGAAACCTTGAAGTTATCGGCGGCCGCTTTTGAAAGTGAACTGCAAGGCATTATTGCCGATACGTTCGCTGATTGTATGGCGTATGAAATCTTTAATGGAACGGGAACCGGCGGACATTTTTCTTCCGTTCTTTCCAGTACCGCCGAGACAATGAAAACCGCCGCCGTACAAGTGAAACTGTCCGACCTTGCCCATTTTGCCCTTACCGTTTCGGATAAAACGGATACGGCTTGTATCTTCTTACATCCGGCAGTATATACGGCATTTATTGCTGACGTTACCGATGCGCATAAGGTATACCGTGAAGATTTAATCAGAAACAAGATGATTGAAAATGTACCGGTAATTGTTACTTCTTATATGCCGAAAGAAATGACAACAGGTTCAAAAATCGCTGTAGCGGGAGACTTCCAAAACTACGCTGTTGCGGTTGCCGGTGAATTGAATATTGAACCGAAAAAGACCGCCGGTAGTTTAGTAACGACATTTGATGTCGATATGTATCTTGCCGGAAAACCTGCTCTGGATAAGAACTTTACCGTCTTACAAGTTAAATAA
- a CDS encoding HK97 family phage prohead protease, whose protein sequence is MKEKIVRNLKTNFTAREENGERWIIGLIPYNSRSENLNFWDENDPCFEVIEESAFKKTLADKAEVRALFAHDANKVLGSTKSETLQLEQSSEGLICRCKVPNTTWGNDAFEVISRGDVTTMSFGFIPYKQERRGNVTYLQSVKLEEVSFCVAYPAYEKTTSFTSIRSLLKTMELERLNQIIGGDETVTEEEKKELKSVIEKLQTIIKEEEKEENLDNQQPDKREQPDGTPKENGTEQEELEKLALLCEMELEN, encoded by the coding sequence ATGAAGGAAAAGATTGTACGGAACTTAAAAACAAATTTTACCGCGCGGGAAGAAAACGGCGAGAGATGGATAATTGGTTTAATTCCCTATAATTCAAGAAGTGAAAACTTAAACTTTTGGGATGAGAATGACCCATGTTTTGAAGTGATAGAAGAATCAGCGTTCAAAAAAACATTAGCGGATAAAGCGGAAGTGCGGGCTTTATTTGCTCACGACGCAAACAAAGTATTAGGAAGTACGAAATCGGAAACATTACAGCTTGAGCAATCGAGTGAGGGCTTAATTTGTCGTTGTAAAGTTCCCAATACTACGTGGGGTAACGATGCTTTTGAGGTTATTAGTCGTGGAGACGTAACTACGATGTCATTCGGCTTTATCCCATATAAACAAGAAAGAAGGGGGAACGTAACGTATTTACAATCCGTGAAGCTAGAGGAAGTTTCATTCTGCGTAGCGTATCCCGCCTATGAAAAAACAACGTCATTCACGTCGATAAGGAGTTTATTAAAGACTATGGAATTAGAAAGATTGAATCAAATAATAGGGGGTGATGAAACAGTAACGGAAGAGGAAAAGAAAGAACTGAAATCCGTTATTGAAAAATTACAGACTATTATTAAAGAGGAAGAGAAAGAAGAGAATCTCGATAATCAGCAGCCCGATAAAAGGGAACAGCCGGACGGCACTCCCAAAGAAAACGGCACTGAACAGGAGGAACTTGAAAAACTAGCCCTTCTTTGTGAAATGGAACTTGAAAACTAA
- a CDS encoding phage portal protein yields the protein MKKERYTIEFNYNSVLKTSLTAKIDAYTKQVMNGILTPNEIRRKENLPSLEAGDTAFIPANLMPLTEENITAYMAKSKN from the coding sequence GTGAAAAAAGAGCGGTATACGATTGAATTTAATTATAATTCGGTACTCAAGACTTCTTTAACGGCAAAAATTGACGCTTATACCAAGCAAGTAATGAATGGGATTTTAACGCCTAATGAAATTAGACGGAAAGAGAACCTCCCCTCCCTTGAAGCGGGAGATACGGCGTTTATTCCAGCAAACCTTATGCCGCTGACGGAAGAAAATATTACCGCTTATATGGCAAAATCAAAAAATTGA
- a CDS encoding phage portal protein, which translates to MKLFQFFRNKNAKTKPKALYDYTSIISAYETYEEAAFSCIDKIASAFASLSYGVYDKRTKQKINHPIYDVLEEPNLDETHFLFFYSLIKDYYAGNVYLYKYTNEEGRVISLFRLNPSAVIVSRNEFNQKIYTYYGKRYDSEKVLHIPSRFGYDGKKGQSIFEVCRKTFEASHNLDDYTINTFDNSMGKRLVIDLTKAYPNASEDEQRKIRDRYIKTYGGTENAGKPIVKTGNIEFSTIDTGVSDNRANQLTENRLFQLETIAHIFNVPLCYLTGKDVGDIETVTTLFMTQAIQPLVSAFEEALHTLFPPSEKRAVYD; encoded by the coding sequence ATGAAATTATTCCAATTCTTTAGAAATAAAAACGCAAAGACGAAACCGAAAGCGCTTTATGATTATACGAGTATTATTAGCGCGTATGAAACGTACGAGGAAGCGGCCTTTTCCTGTATTGATAAGATAGCCAGTGCGTTCGCTTCTCTTTCGTATGGGGTGTACGATAAAAGGACGAAACAGAAAATAAACCATCCAATATATGACGTATTAGAGGAACCGAACCTTGACGAAACTCACTTTCTTTTTTTCTATTCCCTCATTAAAGATTATTACGCTGGGAACGTCTATCTTTATAAATATACCAATGAAGAAGGGCGCGTTATTTCGTTATTCCGCTTAAACCCCAGCGCGGTAATCGTAAGCCGAAACGAATTTAATCAAAAAATCTATACCTATTACGGGAAGCGGTATGATAGTGAGAAAGTTTTACATATTCCCTCTCGGTTCGGCTATGATGGAAAAAAAGGACAATCTATTTTTGAAGTCTGTCGCAAAACTTTCGAGGCTTCCCATAATTTAGATGATTATACGATAAACACCTTTGATAATTCGATGGGTAAGCGATTAGTCATTGATTTAACAAAAGCATATCCGAACGCAAGTGAAGATGAACAGCGGAAAATCAGAGACCGCTATATAAAAACGTATGGGGGAACCGAGAACGCTGGAAAGCCGATTGTAAAGACCGGCAATATTGAGTTTTCAACAATAGATACCGGCGTAAGCGATAACCGCGCAAACCAATTAACGGAAAATCGGCTTTTCCAACTTGAAACAATAGCGCATATTTTTAACGTTCCGCTTTGCTATCTTACCGGTAAAGACGTAGGGGATATAGAAACGGTAACGACACTTTTTATGACGCAAGCGATTCAACCGCTAGTAAGCGCTTTTGAAGAAGCGCTTCATACGTTATTCCCTCCTAGTGAAAAAAGAGCGGTATACGATTGA
- a CDS encoding terminase large subunit: MLKKPLELLPWQLFIYANLYGFYYKDNLERRRFRQAYIEVARKNGKTTGLLFPQILYDFLVTDAAESYLVSKDTAQAEKSFRELKAIIKADSDLTKVSECFTNSVLYQNSRIAFFSSESTAIDGYRNSLSIIDEFHCYDNDKIVTAFRYGSRARLNGLVAIITSAGLDISNPCYAENKKCKSILNNTLTDESYFGIIYAYDEKDDWKDCKNFIKANPSLGCILKPDVLESDLNDALITPSHQGDFKSKTCGFWVNEKSSWIPLNKWKQYEAINYETLETLPCYGALDLSSVNDMTAYSLCWYLNGKYYFKHLFYIPEETVQERYRKENINFLEWIEKGYVKTTAGSTINYEEIYSDIVKDARRYRIEEIAYDRWQANFLIEKLNSSLPEITYIDYDQSLKNFASPTKAYERLALEEKIIDPNPVILWQLQNVMIKPDVNNNYKPLKEYKSSTKRIDGIITSIMARDRCEAAHKAAPAVSFDTILHSF; encoded by the coding sequence ATACTAAAAAAGCCTCTGGAATTATTACCGTGGCAATTATTTATCTACGCAAACCTCTATGGATTTTACTATAAGGATAATCTTGAACGCCGTCGCTTCCGTCAAGCCTATATAGAAGTGGCGAGAAAGAACGGAAAAACGACCGGCTTATTATTTCCTCAAATTCTCTATGATTTTCTCGTTACCGACGCCGCCGAAAGCTATCTTGTTTCAAAAGATACCGCCCAAGCGGAAAAATCTTTCCGAGAATTAAAGGCAATTATTAAAGCGGATTCAGACCTTACGAAAGTGAGTGAGTGTTTTACGAATAGCGTTTTATATCAGAATAGTCGAATAGCGTTTTTTTCCTCGGAGAGTACCGCGATAGATGGCTATAGAAATTCCCTATCAATTATCGATGAATTCCACTGCTATGATAATGATAAGATAGTAACGGCGTTTCGTTACGGTTCCCGCGCCCGACTAAATGGATTAGTCGCTATCATAACGTCGGCGGGACTCGATATAAGTAATCCCTGTTACGCGGAAAATAAAAAGTGTAAATCAATCCTTAATAATACGCTTACGGATGAGAGCTACTTTGGTATTATTTATGCGTATGACGAAAAAGATGACTGGAAAGATTGTAAAAACTTTATAAAAGCGAATCCCTCACTTGGCTGTATACTCAAGCCGGACGTATTAGAATCCGACTTAAACGATGCGTTGATAACGCCAAGCCACCAAGGGGATTTTAAATCAAAGACGTGCGGTTTCTGGGTAAACGAAAAAAGCAGCTGGATACCGTTAAATAAATGGAAACAGTACGAAGCAATAAACTATGAAACGCTTGAAACGCTTCCTTGTTACGGTGCGTTAGACTTATCAAGTGTCAACGATATGACCGCTTACTCTCTTTGCTGGTACTTAAACGGGAAGTATTATTTTAAACATCTATTTTATATACCGGAAGAAACCGTACAAGAACGCTATCGAAAAGAAAATATCAACTTCCTCGAATGGATAGAAAAAGGTTACGTGAAGACCACCGCAGGAAGTACTATAAACTATGAAGAAATTTATAGCGATATTGTAAAAGATGCGAGGCGGTACCGTATCGAGGAAATAGCGTATGACCGATGGCAAGCAAACTTTTTAATTGAAAAATTAAATAGTTCCTTACCGGAAATAACGTATATCGATTATGACCAGTCATTAAAGAATTTTGCCTCTCCGACAAAAGCGTATGAACGTCTTGCGCTGGAAGAAAAAATCATTGACCCGAATCCTGTTATTCTTTGGCAATTACAAAACGTTATGATAAAGCCCGATGTCAACAATAACTATAAACCGCTGAAAGAATATAAATCTTCAACAAAACGGATAGACGGTATCATTACTTCAATTATGGCGCGGGATAGATGCGAAGCCGCTCACAAAGCAGCCCCCGCCGTTTCATTCGATACAATACTTCATTCCTTCTAA
- a CDS encoding P27 family phage terminase small subunit: MPRQRKTVAQLKKEGTFRKDRHGKREEAENAITALSVFTEETKLIAPTSITEKYLKEYYEYHTSLLINLKILNPVDLPELEILYNLIQQLRDIQRALKKTDIVKDFDAYERLTKLQVSVSNQCNKLANKYYISPSARTKLQLDQLELQHKSIETKSAIAKLLDKRNQ; this comes from the coding sequence ATGCCTCGACAAAGAAAAACGGTTGCGCAATTAAAGAAAGAAGGGACTTTCAGAAAAGACCGCCACGGAAAGCGAGAAGAGGCGGAGAACGCTATAACCGCTCTCTCTGTGTTCACCGAAGAAACAAAGCTTATTGCGCCTACTTCCATTACGGAAAAGTATTTGAAAGAGTATTACGAATACCATACTTCTCTTTTAATCAATCTTAAAATTCTCAATCCGGTAGACCTTCCCGAACTGGAGATTTTATATAATCTGATTCAACAATTACGGGATATTCAACGCGCCTTAAAAAAGACGGATATAGTTAAAGATTTTGACGCTTACGAACGGTTGACCAAGCTACAAGTATCAGTAAGTAATCAATGTAACAAGTTAGCCAATAAGTACTATATTAGCCCCTCTGCAAGAACGAAGCTCCAACTTGACCAGCTTGAATTACAACATAAGAGTATTGAAACGAAGTCGGCAATAGCGAAGCTACTGGATAAGAGGAACCAATGA
- the nrdD gene encoding anaerobic ribonucleoside-triphosphate reductase, whose protein sequence is MNEKPLDKEIASIKAAMNSPDLCKGTASTYTRVSGYFRPVRDWCEGKAQEYRERKEYII, encoded by the coding sequence ATGAATGAAAAACCACTAGATAAGGAAATAGCGTCCATTAAAGCGGCGATGAATAGCCCCGATTTATGCAAAGGAACAGCCTCCACCTATACGAGAGTTTCCGGATATTTTAGACCGGTTCGGGATTGGTGCGAGGGAAAAGCTCAAGAGTATCGGGAAAGAAAAGAGTACATCATTTAA
- a CDS encoding Holliday junction resolvase RecU yields MNEAELCTIIVKSGTLLYKIPDPTGLYNRTIKRPCDIIGGLEFNGKYYPAFIEAKYMNTLRAFNLNRIEPHQADFLTQWSKIEGAYCFIILGISVNRGDIRAYIFDWKSLCPLYKSFSIHKKYLSLLPYNPIQKKRFSWNTIITTEILENTYKRNN; encoded by the coding sequence ATGAATGAAGCGGAATTATGTACAATTATTGTGAAATCGGGAACGTTACTTTATAAGATACCCGACCCCACCGGATTATATAATAGAACGATTAAGCGACCTTGCGATATAATCGGCGGGCTTGAATTTAACGGGAAATACTATCCGGCTTTTATAGAAGCAAAATATATGAATACGTTGCGAGCGTTCAACCTTAATCGGATAGAGCCTCACCAAGCGGATTTTTTAACCCAGTGGAGCAAGATAGAGGGAGCTTACTGCTTCATTATTCTCGGTATATCGGTAAATAGAGGCGATATTCGGGCGTATATCTTTGATTGGAAAAGCCTTTGCCCCCTTTATAAAAGTTTCTCAATTCATAAAAAATACCTTTCTCTTCTTCCCTATAACCCAATTCAAAAGAAACGTTTTTCTTGGAATACTATTATTACTACCGAAATTCTTGAGAATACTTATAAAAGAAATAACTAA